CTATGCAACAATTTCCACACTTAAACTTTTCAGAAAAAATAGTAGGTAGGGCTCGCTATAATGGAGGTCCAAGACCCTCACAACAAACAGATGATAATAAAAATAATAGAACTGGGCACAGTTCATTTCTTACTGGAAAAACATCTAATTTAAAGCAATCTTGGGTTGAACATAATAAAAGTCGTCAAGAAAAGAACTTAGCCCCATTAAATCCTGAAATCCAACCGATATTTTTACAAATAAACCCTGACTTACTTGCTGACATTCAATTTGATTTAGAAAACCTAAATATTGAAATCATTTCTCAGGAAGACAATGGATTTATTGTTGGTGCTTCACTTGACAATCTACGCACTTTAGAAGAGAAAATAAGTGGCTTTATTGATTCTGAAAGAGGTACTGGAAGAATTGCCGATTTATGGCAAATAATAGATGGCAATAGAGAAGATTGGAAACCTCAGCATATATTATCCCCTGAACTATATGAAAAATGGAATGAAATAGATGATAATATAGATTATCATGTAGAGGTTTCTGTTGCTTTTGACAAACCTATTAAGGTAAGTTTAAACCCTGACAGTACAAGATATCAATCTCAATTAGATAAATTTAATAGACTTCAAGAAGAAAGAGATGAAAAATACTTTGAAAGAGAGAATGGATTTGAACAATTTATAGGTCATTACAAAGCAGAATTAACAAGTAGCATAATAGACCTTGGAGATAGTTTTGCTTGTCAAGTACGTATCTCAGGAAAAGGATTAAAAGATTTAGTAGTAAACTATCCTTTTGTTTTTGAAGTAGCAGAAGTTGAGCAACTTGAAACAGTTACTGGTTCAACATCCGAAGAGACTGATTTTAATTTAGAAATAATTTCTCCTGATAATGATGCTCCTGAAGTTGGAGTGATTGATAGTGGCATTCAAGAAAATCACAGATATATTGAACAAGCAATCAAAACAGTTAATTCTAAATCATACGTCGATGGAGATACAAGCACATCAGATAAAGTTCCCAATGGAGGGCACGGAACAAAAGTCGCTGGAGCATTATTATACCCTAAAGGTGTTTCACAACTAAACTCACCATATCAGTTACCGTTTTTTATTAGAAATTTAAGAGTTTTAGATAGTAATAATGGACTTAGAAATAAATTCCCTGCTGACCTTTTAAACAGAATTATACAAGACAATCCTGATTGCAAAATTTTTAATCACTCAATTAATTCAACTCAGCCCTTTAGATTGAAGCATATGAGTACTTGGGCTGCAATGTTAGATACATTAACCCATTACAACGATGTTCTATTCATATGTTCAGTTGGTAACATATCAAGACAAATCATAAAACATTATATTCAGAGTAATAATCAATATCCTGATTATTTAGAAGAACCTTTTTGTAGGGTAGCAAATCCTGCACAAAGTAGTTTTTCTTTAGTTGTAGGTTCAGTTAATCATCTTGATTTTAATAATGACAATTGGAACACTATAGGGATTAAAGATGAGGCTTCTGCTTTTTCAAAAATTGGAACAGGGATATGGGGTATGATTAAACCTGATGTCGTAGAGTATGGAGGAGCAATGCAAATTTCAAAAGATGGAGCAATTCTTGTAAGCAATAAGGATACTTCAATAGAACTCATTAGATCAACTTTGAATGGTGGAAGTGCTTATGGGCAAGATTCGGTAGGAACCTCATTTGCTACCCCAAAAGTATCTCACATAGTTGCTCAACTAAAAAAACTATATCCCAACGATGGCGTAAATTTATTAAGAGCATTAGTTGTTCAAGGAGCAAGACTACCTAACAATCACTTCTTAAATCCTAACGCTACAAGCATTAAGCACTTTGGGTATGGTATCCCTTCATTAGAAAGAGTTACTGAAAACACAGAGCATAGAATTACATTCTACAATACTAATAATATTGAAGCAGAACAAGGGCAAATTTACACTCTAAAAATACCTGATTCCCTTAGAGGTCAAGGAGATGATTATAATATATTGGTTGAGGTTACACTTGCTTATACGGCAAAGGTTCGTAGAACAAGACAAAAGACTAAATCTTATTTATCCACTTGGCTAGAATGGAAATCTTCAAAAATTAATGAACCTTACAATGATTTCAAAGAGTATGTACTCAAAGAAATTGAACAAAGAGAAACTTCGTACGATAGAGATACAAGAAGTGAGTTATCCAATTTTGAATGGAAAATTAAAAATCGAACTAATGGCAATGTACAAGGTATTAGTAGAAACAATAGCACAGTACAAAAGGATTGGGCAATCATAAAGTCATATAATCTTCCAGAAGAAGTAAGTTTTGCTGTCTTAGCACATAAAGGTTGGGATAGGCAAAAAGAACCAGTACCTTATGCATTGACAGTATCCATAGAGATACTCGGAGCAGATATTCCTATATATGAAGAAATAAGATTAGAGAATGAAGTTGAAATTCAAGTAAACTCATAAGACAATGTAGTCTTAATTAAATTTTAATTTGTTTCCTAATGGTAAAATTTGTATTTTTGTATAAATTTTACAACTATGAACATTGATAAGTACAGAGAATTGACTCCTGAATTAACAGAGCGAGCAATCCTCCACGAACTCGGAAACATACCTACTTCATATTTTGAATTTACAAATAATGAAATATCAAATTACAGTTTAAACTACACTAAAACTGGAATAACTGCTGAGGTTTCCCCAAGAGCGTTAAACAGATGGATAGAGCAAGGAGTCGTTGTTATTGATAATGCCGATAAAGGGAAAACAAAAAGGTTTAACAGACTTGAAAGCATTTGGATAAAAGTTGCTGTGGAACTACGAAAATTTGGCGTATCCTTAGAAGACTTAAAATATATCCGTACACAATTATTTGACTACACAGTTGAAGATTTTAATATGTTTAAGTTTCAAGTCCTCTTAAATATACTTGAGAAGCCTAAATACTTAATAATAAGTGAAGATAAGGAAGCAGGATTTTACACCTACGAGATTTATGCTGATAAAGTCTCTAAAGGTTTTTTATTCTCTCATATCAACGTTAGGTTTATTGATTTCATCAGAGAGGAGTTTCCAAACAATAATTTTAAAATTAATTTCGGCATTAAAGACATTGATGAGAATGTAGAAAAAGTCTCTTTGCTATATTACTTAAAGACTAATGATTTTCAAGAAATGCGTGTTATCCTTTCCGATGGAGACACAAGGTTAATTACCAATTCATCTGAACTTAAAAGCAATCAACCCTTGTTAGAAGTAATTCAAAACTGGGAGTTTAAGTGTATCAAAATTCAAATTGACGATGAGGCTGAATTTATAATTGAGAATTAAAAAAACCTGCTATGTTGAAGTTAGAAAAATGTAAAAAGGTATTACAAGCAGGAGGCAAAAAGTATTCTGATGATGAGGTTAAAAAAATCAGAGAGTTATTATATAAAATGAAAACTATAGTTGATGACGTAAAGACAATGCAAGATGAGAAACTGGAAAGGTAAAAGGACTGTACTAATTTCAAGAGTTAGTACAACAGACCAAAAAGACAATGGTTATAGTCTGCTTCAACAAAAAGACTTACTTTATGAATACTGTAACAAGCATAGTATTAATGTTGTAAAATACCTTGAAGAAGATTATACAGGAACAACTTTAGAAAGACCACAAATAAAAAAATTAAGGCAATTAATAAAGACTAATCAAGTTGACTTAGTGTTGTTTCATAAATGGGATAGATTTTCAAGAAAAACTTCACAAGGTTTAGTAGAGATTGAAAACATACAATCCAAAGGGGTTGAAATAAATGCTATTGCGGAGTATATCGATTTTAAAGTTCCACAACAAAGAATGATGCTTTTTATGTATCTCGGCTTGGGGGAAGTAGAAAACGCTGTTAGGAGTCAAAGAACAAAAAATGGTATCATAGGGGCATTAAAAGAGGGGCGACACGTAAACAAAGCACCTATTGGATATATTAACGGCAAAGACCCTAATAATCCATCAAAACCATTAATTCAACCCTGTCCAGAAAAAGCACCTTTAATAGAGGCTATATTCAAAGAATATGCTACAGGCTTATATAGTCAAGAAAGTCTAAGAAAAAAATATCATAAATTAGGTATTAATCGAACTAAAAGTCAATTCAGTAATTTATTATCAAATATAAAATATGCTGGTAAAATTATGGTTCCAGAAAATAATGGAGACCCTATGAAAATCATTGACGCTCTGCACGAAGCCATTATTGACCCTGTAACATTTCATAAAGTCCAACAAATTAAGAACAACAAGGCTAATGCAAGAATTAATACAAAAAAATCAAGTAAACACGAAGAACAATTACCTTTACGAGGAGGAGTACTTAAATGTGCTAAATGTGGAAATAACTTAACAGGAAGTCCATCAAAAAGTAGAAATGGAAATTATCACTATTATTATCATTGCAACGCAAGAAAGGGCTGTGGAGAGCGTTTTAAAGTTGAGTTAGCACATACTGAGTTAGAAAAGATTTTAACATCTCTAAAGCCTCCTACAGAAGTAGTGGAGTTGTTCAAAGAAATTCTTGTTGATGAATACAAATCAAATCAGTCTAACAGATTGAATACAGTAAAAAAATTAAAGAAACTGAAAACTCAAATTGAAGAAAAATTAGATAACCTTACTGAAAAATTCATTGACGACAGTATAGACAAGGAGACTTATAATAGACTAAAAAACAAATACAACAACCAAATAAATGATTTAATCATTGACATAGACGAACATTCAGATTATCAAAAAGATATTAATCTATATGTTGATTTTGGTGTTCAATTACTCACAAGTCTAAATAAATTCTATAAAAAAGCAACTACTGAAATCAAGAGAAAGATAATTGGTTCGATATTTTCTGAAAAATTGGTTTTTGAAGATAAAAAGTATCGAACCGCAAAATTAAACGATGCTGTTGCTGTTATATTTAACAATAACAAGGAGTTAGAGATAAGTGTGAATAAAAAAAGACACGCTATTTCTAACGTGTCTTACTCAGTAGCGGGAACAGGACTCGAACCTGTGACCTTCGGGTTATGAGTTCGAAGAATCACCTTTTTTTCACGCTTTTTCTATGTAAAAAATTGTAAACTGTTTACGAAACCGTTTACGGTAAATTAAACAATTAACTGCACCCCAATATAGAAATTTCCATACATTATTTTTAATAAAAAGTATAAAAATTATTTTATTTTCGCCAGCCTTTAAATGTTATGAAAAATGTATAAGCGAAATTATCATCCATTGATGATAGTATTATACGCTATCGGAATACCTGACAATCAACAAATTACTCAAATCCCCAAGACCACTAAACATAATTGAAATCAGTTTGCACATGAGCATTACTATGGAAGTGATTGGGTTCATACTTGTGAAAATCAGTTTGATACTATCAAAGATGTTTTTGCTTCTAAGTTTTTATTTAAAGCTATGCGTTTTTTATCGAAACTAGAAAAGGGTATTTACACATGCTAGGAGAATTTTCACAAAATAAAAACTATTAAAACTACATACTTCAAAAATTGTTGCTTCTGTGCAACATTTGGCTTCTTTATCAAAAATATCAGTAGCTACTGCTTGTAAATATTATGGGATTTCTAAAGATTGGTATTATCAAGAAAAAAGAAAAATTATTTGTAGCCTAAACCCCTTAAAAAAATGTTATAAACAATACCCCAATCAACTAACGATACAAGAAATAATTACTATTGAACAATTAATTAAAGACTCTATCCATTTTGGAAAAACTAAAACCACTTTATACTATTACGCTCTTAAAAACAATCTTATTTCCTGCGGAAAATCTACCTTTTTCAAATATACTGCTGCTTTAGGATATCAAAAGATAAAACGATTCAAACAACCCATTAAAAAAGGGTTTAGAGCAACTAGAACTTTTCAATGGTTGCATGTAGATATTACCAATGTTACTACTATTGAAGATGGCATACAAAAAGTTGCCTTTGTAAAAGATAATTTTTCTAAAGCTATTTTGCATGTAGCTTCTAGAGATGGAAAAGCAGGAAGCAGGTTTATTAAAAACCTTTTTCAAGAGACTTTTACAAAGTATGATTTACTCAACACTACTAAACCTATTAGTATTTTGTCTGATAGAGGCTCTGAAAATAAAGGAAAACTTCTAACTTGGATTAATAGCATAAAAGCCCCTCCACTTATTACTAAAATTACTGCTAGGACAAAAGAATTTCCATTTTCTAATTCAATGGCTGAAAGCAAGCACAGCATTTATAAAACCGAGTTTCTCCACGGAAAACATTCTTTAAATCAACAAATACATTTGCTCGATTTACAGCGTTTTATAGAATATTATAATCATCACAGATATCTAACCGAATTGTATGGATATACTCCTATGGAAATCATTCAAGGTAAAACTCCAAATAAAGACCTTTATAAGCAACAAATACAACTTGCTAGAAAAAAAAGAACACTAAATAATCAAGAATTTAACAATTGTAGTATAAAAGTGTCTTGTATAGCACAATAGAAACCAGAAAATACAGGATAACTACCACAAATAATTTTTGTAGCAACAAAATTTTAAATCTAAAATAACCTCTACTTTACAATTAAAAGTAGAGGTTATTTTGTTAAGCCGTAATTAACTGGTAATCAAAACATATCAATTAAGTGTTCCAATATTCGAACCCTTTTGTTGTGGTTTTTAATAAAAAGTGCACTACGGTAATTTTATATTTAATTCTTGCCACTAACTTACAAAAAAGCTATACAATATGTATAGCTTTTTAAAAATTATTCCTTTTTTTGATTAGTTACTTTAACATTGTCTCCTCTTTTTACGATATAAAAATAAGATCTTCTATTTTTTTGATGTTCTTCTTCAGTACATTTACTTTGATTTGAATCATCGCAATCATTCAGTAGTTTATCTTCACCATAACCAATAGCACTTTCAATTCTATCAGCATTAATTCCTCTTGAAATTATATAATCTCTGGTAGATTTTGCTCTGTTACTGGATAAGGTTTTATTGTATTCTTTGGTACCCCTACTATCTGTATGAGATTCTATTTTGATAATTAAATCTGGATTGTTATTTAAAACCGAAACAATATGTTCCAATTCATATTCTGCATCTTCTCGAATATTATGCAAATCGAAATCAAAATAAATTGGATTGATTACTATTTGATCTTCTACTATCAAAGATTCTAATTCAATGTTCTCAACCACTGTTTCTTTATTTATATCCAATGTTTTGGTATCCTTTTTTGCATTCCTGTAGTTTTCTTTTGAAACTACTACTACAAAGTTCTTCTCACAATCTATCTTTTTAAACAAATATTCTCCCGCTCTTCCTGTTCTTTGTTCTTCTATAGGCTCTCCCTTTGAATTCATTAATTGAACCAACACCTCTGAAATTGGTTCTCCTGTTCTAGAGTCTGAAACTATTCCTTTTATATCTTCTTTACAATTGTAGATTGTAAAACTATAAATATCATCATCGCCTTTCCCTCCTTTTCTATTGGATGAGAAAAAACCATAGGTATGCTCATCGTTAATTACAAAAGCAAAATCATCAAAAGGTCCGTTAACAGGACTTCCTAAGTTTACCGGTGATGTAAACTCATTGTTCTCTTTCTTAGACTCAAAAACATCTAAGGCTCCCAATCCTAAATGACCATCTGATGCAAAAAACAAAGTTCCATCATTACCTATAAATGGAAACATTTCTCTTCCTTCTGTATTGATTTTCTTACCTAAGTTCACTGGCTCCCCGAAAGTATTATCTCCTAAAACATCAGCCTTATAAATATCCGTTCCTCCATAACCATTTGCCATATCAGACACAAAATATAATGTTCTTTCATCTGGGCTTAAAGCAGGATGTCCACAGGAATAATCTTCACTATTAAATGGTAATTCTTGTATATTCCCCCAAACATCTCCTATTCTTTCTACTGAATAAATCTTAAGATGAGAAACCCGGTCTTTATCTCCTTGCAGTCGTTTTCCATCAAAATTATCTCTTGTGAAATATGCTTTTTTCCTATCTTTGGTTATAACTAAATTAGATTCATGATACTTGGAACTCAACTCATTTATCATGTTAGCTTCTTCAACTTCTAAAACTTTATTTTCCTTGACTGCTTTCTTTTCTGTTTTATAGATATTTAAAAATGGTTGTCTATTCCACCTATATAACTTCTTGTCTTTTTCTGACTTTGGTTTTGCTGAAGCGAAGTAAAAATCATTCTTATAAAGAAATCCTCCAAAATCAGAATATTTAGTATTCGATGAAATGTTATGAATATTTATGTACGTCTTTGGCTTGTTAGAATATTCAACAAAGTAATCTTCATTTTTTTCTAAAGCTTCTGCTCTACTGTCATTTCCCAAATCTTTTAGTCTAAGTAACCATTTGTCTGATTCTTTTACTTTTCCATTAGTCTTTAAAACTTGTGAATATCGAAAAATATGCTTTGGTGAAGCAACAGACATGTAAGAATTCATAAGCTTGTTATAGTATTTCTCTGCTAAATCAAACTCAAAGTTAAAGTAATGTGAATCGCCTAGTCTGCTCAATACTAAATAGGAATCATCTCCTTTTTCATAAATTACTTTATACAACTCCGTTGACTTTTTATACGCAAATTCATTAAAATATCTATCTGCAGCATACTTACGTTGCCCAAATGTAACTGTTGTAAATAGTATGCATATCAATATTTGTAGTGGTATTGTTCTTCTCATTTTTACTTTTTTTAAAAGAATCTTGGAGATTTAGTTGCTAACTCTCGGAATATCTCCCATTTTATCATTAATTCATAGGTACCTGAGTTGTAGTTACTATAATTTGAAGTGGTCAAATCATAAGCAAACCCAATATGTAAATTTTCGGTAGCCTGTAACCCAAGTAAAGCACTAATGGAGTCATCCCATCTCCAAGCTGCTCCTGCTGTAAATTTTTGGTTGAATAAAAAATTGGCAGACACATCTAGTGATAAAGGAGCACCACTTACAATTTTTGTTAAAAAAGCAGGCTTAAACTTGATACTCTCATTTAAATCAAAGACATATCCACCTATAAAGAAAAAGTGCATTCTTTCTTCTGCTACATCTCCGCCACTATTCGCATCATCATAATGCTCCGTTCTTATGATATTAGGAACTGCTCCTCCTAAATACCAATTATCAGTGTAGTAATAAATTCCCGCTCCAATAGTTGGTAAAAATCGATTGATATTCCCTTGTAACCTTTTATCTTCCCTATCTTGAATCAATCCTCTACTCCAGTCTACATTTAAATGTCTTCCACCTAATTTCAATCCAAATGATAAATTCCCTTCATCACTAGTTCTTACTCTATAAGAAGCATTAATATCTAAAAAAATCTCTCTTGCTGGTCCAATTCTATCATTGGTAAGGTTTACTCCTAATCCAACTCCGCTATAACCAAGCGGAGCATCATAACTTAAGGTTTGTGTATCTGGGGCTCCATCAACTCCAACCCATTGTGTTCTTCCTAATAAATTTATTATGGTATGTCCACTAGAACCAGCATATGCAGGGTTAACACTCATTGTATTATACATGTATTGTGTATACTGTGGATCTTGTTGTGCATTGATATTTAATCCGCTAAATATCAATGCTACTATTGTATATATATATCTTAATTTCATATTATTTTTTTATCTGTTAATATATAACCATCCTACTTTAGGTTTAGACCCGTCTCCGAGATCAATGACATAATAATAAGTTCCTGAAGGTAATTTTTCATCAACATTTATATTCGCTCTTCCGTTTGAAATACCTCTAAAAGCAACGTCTTCATTATTATAGCCTGATGCTTTGTAAACAGTATTACCCCATCTATTAAATATTTCAACTGAATTGTTTTGATATTCCAGACTGTCAATACAAGAAATATAGAATACATCATTATCTCCATCTCCATCTGGAGTTAAAATATTGTACGGAGTTCCACAAGGGTTGGTATCTGAATCTAAATAATCTGGAATACCATTTCCATTTGTATCTAAAGCATCATTTGTTGTTGGATCTCCATCTCCTGGACCTTCATCCATGGTATCAATTCCGTCATTATCATCATCGGTATCTTGATAATCTGGAATTCCATCTCCATCAGAATCAGGAATATCAACTGGAT
The nucleotide sequence above comes from Tenacibaculum singaporense. Encoded proteins:
- a CDS encoding S8 family peptidase: MQQFPHLNFSEKIVGRARYNGGPRPSQQTDDNKNNRTGHSSFLTGKTSNLKQSWVEHNKSRQEKNLAPLNPEIQPIFLQINPDLLADIQFDLENLNIEIISQEDNGFIVGASLDNLRTLEEKISGFIDSERGTGRIADLWQIIDGNREDWKPQHILSPELYEKWNEIDDNIDYHVEVSVAFDKPIKVSLNPDSTRYQSQLDKFNRLQEERDEKYFERENGFEQFIGHYKAELTSSIIDLGDSFACQVRISGKGLKDLVVNYPFVFEVAEVEQLETVTGSTSEETDFNLEIISPDNDAPEVGVIDSGIQENHRYIEQAIKTVNSKSYVDGDTSTSDKVPNGGHGTKVAGALLYPKGVSQLNSPYQLPFFIRNLRVLDSNNGLRNKFPADLLNRIIQDNPDCKIFNHSINSTQPFRLKHMSTWAAMLDTLTHYNDVLFICSVGNISRQIIKHYIQSNNQYPDYLEEPFCRVANPAQSSFSLVVGSVNHLDFNNDNWNTIGIKDEASAFSKIGTGIWGMIKPDVVEYGGAMQISKDGAILVSNKDTSIELIRSTLNGGSAYGQDSVGTSFATPKVSHIVAQLKKLYPNDGVNLLRALVVQGARLPNNHFLNPNATSIKHFGYGIPSLERVTENTEHRITFYNTNNIEAEQGQIYTLKIPDSLRGQGDDYNILVEVTLAYTAKVRRTRQKTKSYLSTWLEWKSSKINEPYNDFKEYVLKEIEQRETSYDRDTRSELSNFEWKIKNRTNGNVQGISRNNSTVQKDWAIIKSYNLPEEVSFAVLAHKGWDRQKEPVPYALTVSIEILGADIPIYEEIRLENEVEIQVNS
- a CDS encoding recombinase family protein; translation: MRNWKGKRTVLISRVSTTDQKDNGYSLLQQKDLLYEYCNKHSINVVKYLEEDYTGTTLERPQIKKLRQLIKTNQVDLVLFHKWDRFSRKTSQGLVEIENIQSKGVEINAIAEYIDFKVPQQRMMLFMYLGLGEVENAVRSQRTKNGIIGALKEGRHVNKAPIGYINGKDPNNPSKPLIQPCPEKAPLIEAIFKEYATGLYSQESLRKKYHKLGINRTKSQFSNLLSNIKYAGKIMVPENNGDPMKIIDALHEAIIDPVTFHKVQQIKNNKANARINTKKSSKHEEQLPLRGGVLKCAKCGNNLTGSPSKSRNGNYHYYYHCNARKGCGERFKVELAHTELEKILTSLKPPTEVVELFKEILVDEYKSNQSNRLNTVKKLKKLKTQIEEKLDNLTEKFIDDSIDKETYNRLKNKYNNQINDLIIDIDEHSDYQKDINLYVDFGVQLLTSLNKFYKKATTEIKRKIIGSIFSEKLVFEDKKYRTAKLNDAVAVIFNNNKELEISVNKKRHAISNVSYSVAGTGLEPVTFGL
- a CDS encoding IS3 family transposase, yielding MQHLASLSKISVATACKYYGISKDWYYQEKRKIICSLNPLKKCYKQYPNQLTIQEIITIEQLIKDSIHFGKTKTTLYYYALKNNLISCGKSTFFKYTAALGYQKIKRFKQPIKKGFRATRTFQWLHVDITNVTTIEDGIQKVAFVKDNFSKAILHVASRDGKAGSRFIKNLFQETFTKYDLLNTTKPISILSDRGSENKGKLLTWINSIKAPPLITKITARTKEFPFSNSMAESKHSIYKTEFLHGKHSLNQQIHLLDLQRFIEYYNHHRYLTELYGYTPMEIIQGKTPNKDLYKQQIQLARKKRTLNNQEFNNCSIKVSCIAQ
- a CDS encoding OmpA family protein, encoding MRRTIPLQILICILFTTVTFGQRKYAADRYFNEFAYKKSTELYKVIYEKGDDSYLVLSRLGDSHYFNFEFDLAEKYYNKLMNSYMSVASPKHIFRYSQVLKTNGKVKESDKWLLRLKDLGNDSRAEALEKNEDYFVEYSNKPKTYINIHNISSNTKYSDFGGFLYKNDFYFASAKPKSEKDKKLYRWNRQPFLNIYKTEKKAVKENKVLEVEEANMINELSSKYHESNLVITKDRKKAYFTRDNFDGKRLQGDKDRVSHLKIYSVERIGDVWGNIQELPFNSEDYSCGHPALSPDERTLYFVSDMANGYGGTDIYKADVLGDNTFGEPVNLGKKINTEGREMFPFIGNDGTLFFASDGHLGLGALDVFESKKENNEFTSPVNLGSPVNGPFDDFAFVINDEHTYGFFSSNRKGGKGDDDIYSFTIYNCKEDIKGIVSDSRTGEPISEVLVQLMNSKGEPIEEQRTGRAGEYLFKKIDCEKNFVVVVSKENYRNAKKDTKTLDINKETVVENIELESLIVEDQIVINPIYFDFDLHNIREDAEYELEHIVSVLNNNPDLIIKIESHTDSRGTKEYNKTLSSNRAKSTRDYIISRGINADRIESAIGYGEDKLLNDCDDSNQSKCTEEEHQKNRRSYFYIVKRGDNVKVTNQKKE
- a CDS encoding PorP/SprF family type IX secretion system membrane protein, with the protein product MKLRYIYTIVALIFSGLNINAQQDPQYTQYMYNTMSVNPAYAGSSGHTIINLLGRTQWVGVDGAPDTQTLSYDAPLGYSGVGLGVNLTNDRIGPAREIFLDINASYRVRTSDEGNLSFGLKLGGRHLNVDWSRGLIQDREDKRLQGNINRFLPTIGAGIYYYTDNWYLGGAVPNIIRTEHYDDANSGGDVAEERMHFFFIGGYVFDLNESIKFKPAFLTKIVSGAPLSLDVSANFLFNQKFTAGAAWRWDDSISALLGLQATENLHIGFAYDLTTSNYSNYNSGTYELMIKWEIFRELATKSPRFF